Genomic DNA from Telopea speciosissima isolate NSW1024214 ecotype Mountain lineage chromosome 2, Tspe_v1, whole genome shotgun sequence:
AACTTCCAAAGGAAGGGGATTGTATATTTGGCAAATTTCCTAATAGATAAGCTTTAAATATTTGAATCTACATTCAGATAAGCAACTATAAACAAAGAAACCAGGGAAGCATGAAAGAGCTCAAATTGAGAAAGTAACATTCATTATGTTCTATACATGTTGACAATCACCATGCATCAGTGTCAATGTGTCATTTCACTGAGTAGAGTTGCAGTGACTCGCTTGACCTGATATTTAAAGACGAAAGGCCAGCACCATGAACATTAGAACTTGTAAAAGCTAACATATAAAGTTAGCATTGCCTATGAAATCTGGTTAATGTAACATAACAAGTTCTTAACCATGACTCTGAGAATTTCCATGATTAACCCACATGAATTGAACCTAACACATGACATCAAACACAAGTTTAAGGGCTCTCTTCAGGTTCTTCAAAACATTTCTTAGTGGATGAATCTTGCAAGGATTTTgggaaagaaaattaaaagggaTGTAAAGGTTTGATACTTACGGTGAACAAGGACATTAAAAGGGACCAATTAATGGTCCTCTTCATGTACCTATATCCAAGTGGAAAGTGTACAGTCGTTAATACATATagtaaaaaagaataaaagaaattaaGATAATGAGATTTACATGCACCAGTAATTCCCAGCTAACTCTCTGATGATTGTGCCTGAGTGCAAGTAATGTCACTTACTGACTTCCAACTGGTGCACCCAGAACAATAGCTCCAAATGTATTCAGAAGAGCCCCTAAGAAGCAGAAATGCTTACATTAAGGTATTACAAGTATAAAGAACGCAGAAATCATGCATTTCTCATCACACATTGAAGGGTATAAGAAGAACAGAAATTTATGTATTATACAATTATTAAATAGACAGATAAAAAAAGATGCAAATAATATCAAAAAAATTTTCCGGCttggccaaaaaaaaagttcatgGCACTTGTGTCAAATACATGCTATGCAAACAGAGAGAGCTCTGAAACTCATATTTTTGGAAATCAAGTTCAGACCCACCAGCGGGAAGCCCCAGCAAACCTCGCACAACCGCCTGGAGGAACTGTTAAGCCATTACTAACCCCGAATTAAGTTCTCATCAAATGCTGGGAACAGAAAACAAGAATCAATCAAGTAAAACAAAACCAATAACATGTTCAATTTAACTCACTGAGCATTGCTCCGGACTCCACCGAAAGAGACTGTAAAGTATTATAACAAATGGACACTCAATAATCTGCAGAAATATCAAATTCGAGGAATTCTAAATCAGAATTTTGAACAAGCAAGACTGAGTCAGGATGAGGTTGATAAGGTGATGCTAGCTTCATACCCAGATCAGATAGAGTGTCCGAGCAGGATCAGAAACGAGATCAACAGCGTAGACGTTATGGGCAAACCAAAATGCCACTGCTAACCCTAATCCACAGATCAAGTGTAACAGAAACGCATTCTTAAACGACACCACTACCTCTCCATTTCGGGCCGTTTCAGCTTTACCACTCGTTGCAAGAGTCATGGCCAAGAGAGAGAGCGCAGAGAGAGTTGCGCGCTGTGTAAATCTCCTTTTCTCCTGTCGATACCAAAGAACCCAGTTAGTTATATTAGGTGGGTATTGAGGGGAACAAAAAAGGCAAGAGAATGCTACCGGTCGTGTAGCCCCTACACCAGCATGGGGTCAATGACAATGCATACAGAAGCATTGGTTCGGATGGAGTTTTGGATTTCATTGGGGCTGAGCAGTCTTTTCGTGCACTCATGTGTATGGGCGTATGAACCACACCGCCGGTTGGCGATTGCTGGGTTGTATTGAATGGCTATTGAAAAGTGAGTCTAGTCAGCTCTTCCAAGACAGGGAAACGGTGGGGGTTGATCTTGATCAGGTCACCTTTAGTATCTGCATGCAGTCATACTGGATTGATTGGCCAGGGTTTAAAATTGTTTAAATCCATGACTGATGATTACTCCTTTGAACCTGTGGCTGAGCACTATGCCTGCATGGTTGACTTGCTTGGCCAGGCAGGGAGGTTAGAAGAAACTTATTGACTGGTGATGAGAATGGAAATCAAGGCCAATCTAGGAACATGAAGTGCATTGCTTAGGGAATTTCAGATGCACAGAAACTTAGAACTGAGGAAGTTAGCTGCTGAGAAGCTTTCCAAATTTGAACCTCATAAGACTTCAAATTATGTGCTCTTGTGGAACATACATGCTGAGGCGGGTTGATGGGGAGAGGTGGAGAGACTAAGGATGTTCATGAAAGATGAGGAGTGGAAAAGCAACCTGGTTGCAGCTGGATTGAGGTGAAGAATCAAGTGCATGCATTCATCTCTGATGATCCAGCACTACCGAGGTTGGTAGATATTTGTATGACAGTGAAAAATCAAACAGGAACAATGGAAAACATAGGCTATATGCCCAACATCAAATTTTCCCTGCTTGACTGTGGATGAGGGATTTCTTCTGAATCCTCTTCCTTCATAGATGTGCTTCAAATCCATATATGGTATTTCTGTTAAGCTCTTTACTTTCAAGAAGCATTTTGTACTTCTGGAGAATTGTAAAATTCTTgtaaagttttttattttatttttttataaattgttAAGTGTAAATATCATGGGGCATTGGGGTTAAACCCCTTTTGTTTTAGTGGAGTTAAAGGTATACATATGCTAGAACACATTGGGCTACCAATAATCTTTACATGTACAAACTCCATGAAAGAAATGATGAAATCGATTTGAGTCTCTCAAAACTATTTGACAATCCTCAATCTTTGAAATCAATTTAAAGGCAACATGGCAGTTCCCACAACACCGTTGATTTTGCATGATCCGGATAGGAGAACCTTTGACAGTAGTTATCAGTCCAAATGCAAGTGCCAACTTTTCACTATGGTGTTGGAGAGAATACTCTTTCTGTTCTGGTTCAAGATAATGCAAAACCATGTTTACATTTGGAACATACCCTGCTTCCTTCAGTTTGGTATTGAGCTCATCCAATTTTGAGTATATAAAGGGGGTGAGAGGGTGAGACTTATCTTCCATATAGAACACATGGGTCATTCCTTTGACCTCAATCCAGCTTTGAGAAGGTTGccttcttaattttttattcctcatcatcatcaaaacatcGGCCTTGTAGTCCCACATGCCCATTGAAGCATGAATGCTTGACAGAAGAATATATGCAGAAGGATCCTCTGGCTTCATCTGCAAGATCTTCTCTGCTGCAAATTTTCCCATCTTTATGTTTCCTTGGACCCTACAGGATGCAAGCAAAGCTTCCCAAATCATGACGTCAGAATCAGACGGTATAGAGTTAATGAACACCATGGCATCATCAAGCCTACCAGCTCGACCAAGCAGACTAACAATTGAGGCATAGTGCTCCATTTTAGGCTTCAAATTGTAATCTATGGTCATGGATTTGAAGTATTCATATCCCTCATTGACCAGACCGATGTTGCTGCAAGAAACTAGAACTCCAAGTAAAGTGAAGTTGTCAGGTTGGAAGCCTTCCATTTTCATAATGTGAAACCGTTCAAGAGCTTCTTTTCCAAAGCCGTGCTGTGAAAGTGCTGCAATTATAGCATTCCATGAGATAGTGTCTCTCCTACTCATGGAATTAAAGAGCCTCAAAGCAATATCTATATCCCCACACTTTGCATACATTGCAATAAGAGAATTTCTGACTGAAAGATCCTCGCAGTACCCCATCTTGATAGTCCTTGAATGGAGCTGATTGGCTACAGACAGGCTTGCAATTGTAGAGCATGCCTTTATTGCACAGGTGATAATGAATACAGGCAAGCTAAGACCTGTGAGACACATTTTCTGAAACAAAAAGAGGGCTTCTTCTCCAAAACCAGTCTGTGTGAAACAAGATAGTAATGCCGTCCATGAGATAGCATCTCGAACCTCCATGCCCTGAAAAAcaatttttgcctttttaacATCCCCCCACCTACCATAGAATGTAATAATTGAATTACCAACTGCAACATCTGAGATGAAACCCTTTCTTATGGCAAATCCATGGACCTCCTTTCCAGACACCATTTTCTCTAGACCAGAACAAACACCAACAACCCCAGCAACTACAAATGGATCAACCGGTATCTTCTCCACCACCATCCTACGGAAAACATTGATAGCTTCCACATAGAGCCCATTATTCAAGTAAGCAACTAACAATGAAGTCCAAGAAACGACATCCTTTTGATCAAGCCTCAAAAAGATCTTGATTGCTTCGTCAATTCCCTCACACTTACCATACATGTCAACTAGAGAACTTCCCAgctgacaatcaacttcaatcccaagctTTAATAAACAGCCATGCACTTGCTTTGCCtggttaagtcttgtgggctcATTAAAGACCTTTATTAGACTAAAAATGGTAACACCTAGAGGCCAAATCCCATTTCTAATCATGTCTTTGAAGAGAATAAATGCAGCATTCTTGAACTCTGGATGCATATGGTTGGCAAAACCAGTGACCATGGAAGTCCAAGTTACCACATCTTTGTCTTCGGTCTGAGCAAAGACCTTCCATGAGCTCTCAATTTGCCCAAACTTAGCATACATGTGAACAAGTGTGCTAGCTATAAATGTGTCAGATTCAAACCCATATTTAACAGTCGCACAGTGAATTTGCATCCCAGTTTGCAGGTCTTTTGTATGAGTACACCCTTTAAGAATGCTTCCAAAAGTGAAGCAGTTAGGAATGCatctatcttcttttccttctccattgttGTGTTTTTGCATTCTTCTAAAGAGAGCTACTGCCTGTGTCAATTTCCCCATGTGGGCATAACCAGAAATCAAGTTAGTCCATGAGACTACATTTGGTTCAGTCATTTCACCGAACAGTGTCCGGGCATCCTCGATTGAGATGCGTTCAGTGTAAGCATGGATGATATTGTTGCAAAGAAAGATGGATTGGAGAAAACCCATCTTCAAAGACAACCCATGAACGGCTCTCACATCAATAGATTGGCGTTTGAGCAGGAAAGAGAGCTTCTCTTCCGCCAGATTGAATGCTGAATTGAAGACTTCGGAGCATCAGATGAGACGTGATCAATTGGATTCAAGTACCAATTTTGACCTACGGATGGCCGTTATTCTACTTAGTGGCTAAAGTTCAAATGTAGGACACAGATCTCGATAAACTGTATGTCAACCGTGCACGTTTGATGCACTGTATATTTCCATTCGAAAGGATTCAAATTCTTCTTCCAGTGTTGATGAGGTCCGAACTATttttatcgtctacggttcctgTTCGGTATAGTTCTTACAATTCTTTAACAaggggggcgaaatgaccattccaccccctgaccgaacactctgtcGGATGGAATCCATCCCCCCTCTTGTTAGAGGACTGTAGGAACTATACTGAGCAGCGAATCATAGACgataaaaattccttctttttcaTAGGGGGTAGAGTTGGACTTTCCATTCTTAACTTTGAGTTGGAACTTGGGACTAGTAGTTGGCCCAGCCCTCCGCCCCCCcacccattttttttcttttttgtatgtGGTAGGCTATTAAGATCACAGTGCAAATAATCTTGTGATTGCAACCTAACCATGGATGTAAATCATGGTATCAAATCCTGTATCGGTCACGTTCGATATCATTTGTATTGAACAGTATCAGTTCCAAATCGGCTGTAAATTCAAAAAACAGTACTTTTTTGTTTGATACCAACAATATGTGTCTCAATATCGGTCATGGGcaataccgatacctaaaaccatgaacCTAAACCATATTCGATAGTACATGCACATGTTCTTAATAAATAACTACCCAAGTTTTGTGATACATATAGCTCGATTAGGGACTGAGTTTTTCTTAAGCCATGGTGAAGAAGAATTTCCCTCATTGAAGGCATTAAAAAGGTGGGATATATGTCAATGGCTTGAAGAGTATTTCGGAACTTCAAGTAATGATGATCTAAAATTGTGTGTCAATCCTTCAAAGTGGTCCGTGGGTtaatgaaaactttcccctacctCTGAACTTAGGATGGATAAGTAGGAAATAAATTACACGAAGTTAACATGGTATGTTAAATTGGGCtcaatttttagttttttctggTAGATCCTACTATATTATATTCTAGAGGTGAGGTGGGGGAATGTGAACGAAGAGGCTCGAACTTAAGACCTCACACACTCTGCCGAGATGGGCTCAAATTTTATTCATTGGTAGATCAAATTCCATTcttaatggattttttttttttagtagaaatCCCTAATGGAGTCGGTCACTTTGAAAATAAAACTTGTGAAAATTCACAAATTGACAGATACTATATGATTGAATTCTGCTTTAAAATTGGATGAGAGTCCAATCTAAATTATATCCAatgttttaaccaaaaaaatgaaaatgtttGGAATTCTTTCACATGTTTTGAAATGGGTAAATGGTCCTATTATATACCTTGACACCTTGTTTAAGTGTTCCATATTCATAATAATCCATGTTTCATTCCAAGGATATGAAGGATTAAACATTTTCATAACTCTTATAGACCACACGTACAAGAACTAAGGTAATATTGTTTCTTCAAAGTGATTGTCTAGAATCTTGTTTGGaataaatttgattttggaGTGCTTAATGTCTTGCTATTTGAACGGTGTTCCCTAATCCCTTCTCGTGGGTGAATggtttttttcccttaaatttggTTTCATATCCTAAGAATCACTTCCTTTTATTCTTGAGTGCTTCTTGTTGTAAAGTGGTGAAGTGGAAAATTgaaaccttcttttaattgtcccttgtcttatttcAAAAATTTATTTAAGATAGTGATTAtaaagaatttttaaaataatttaaaagtgagtcattatcaaaagttgagtacacatatgaaatgacaagatttaccctttttagaagaaaaaaatgtgtgatatcaaaagggcaaaaaaataaagttataaCAAATTTTACTAGACGATATTATAAAAACGCGtgataaacccaaaacaaaGGGGCGAGACTCTAAATTTGGAGAGTATCCACTACCAAGGCCATTCACTGCACTAATTATAGATTGAAATCaacaattcaaaattgaaattacctgtttcttccttaaaacaaagggaaaaataagaagaaaagaaaaaaaaaaaatttgaacagaGGAACTGAAATTGTCTGTCATTGAATATTTGAATTCCACTTTCGGTTTGGCTAGTAGAAAAGTAATTCGGTCTGTTGATATTCTGTCCCTATAAATGAATGTGAAATTGTATTCTTTTCGCTGTTGACTAATCAGAATTTCCACTATTGAAGGCACTAGGAGCCGCAAAGTAGTTGGGAATTTAAATTCTTCCCTTTTGTGTTCTTCAGTAGGATCTCCATAAGATTTTCCTGATTCCTGAAATCTGAAGCTTCACTGGGTATGTTTCAATTCAAGTAGCACAAGGGACCTACACAGAGAAAACAGACAAGcaacagagagagacagagagaccaCTGTTCTAAACTATAAATCTAATTTCTATATGGTCAGAAACTATGATAGGTTGTGCTTGAAAATGAGTTTATAGATCACTTCTACAAACACAATTATTTCAATATTAGATTGGTTCCTATCAAATGTGGGATCCACATTGTAAACAATTACAGGGAAAAAAATTAGTAGTTGATAGAACTGTTCCTCTTTGTATCTAAATGCATGTCACAGTGATTTGTTAACAATAATATCAGTACCTGTGCACAGATATGTATGATGCTCCAATGGGAAATGGGATCCACTAAATGGGTGTACCCAGTACACAAGGCTCCTGGCAtaactgcggggtctggggaggatcataatgtagccagccttacccctgttttcgcagagaggttgtttccagactcgaacccatgaggCCATGACCagttggtcacaatggagcaacctttaccattgcaccaaggcccaccctctaatTCACCTATACTGGATACAATGATTAGTAAACTTTAGATTAGGGGAGAAAtatcagaaaagaaaaacttaatcTATATACaaaatcaatacaaaaaaaTGAGGATTAAAGCTTTATTAGAACAAAGAGACCCATTCCATTAgattgttgtgtttggtatgcattcttagaatacaTTCTGGCTGTAGAACTCATTCTGACATTTTCTTGCTTAAGAACGTGTTCTAGTCTTCTAGACCACcgagaatctattccaagaatacataccaaacacacaGCCCAGAggcattgatttcaatattacctcataaaagaaagaagatgtaGCTAGAATAGGATTACCTTCCAGTCCATGAAGAGAGCCATTGGCCCAATTAAGCTCCTGGCATCATTCCACTCAGCAATGGAAATCAGCCTTCACAAGTTGTAGTAGTTCTGGGATTTTTGGCATTTTGATTAATCCTTCAGAGTGTATgtatgagaaagagagagagagaagggggagggggggagggaggttGAAGGGCTTAAGGTAGCAGGGGACCCTTCAGTCCAAGACAAGACAGCAAAGAAGAGACTCAGGCTCCTGCATCGTTTGATCAAAAACACATCCATTAAATCCCAGTGAAGTTGATGTGTTCATGAACCAACGAGTCAGCAGCAGAGATCAGCTCAAACACCATCTTGGTTGAACTGAAGAGACTCCTACTCTGCAACTCTATAACCGATTAATGAgtataaagaaaagagagagatgagttTTGAGTGCTCATTACTTGGATTTATAGATACAGAGAATTTGAAAGCCAAGCCGGTGGTTGCAGTCacatttttcctccttttctctcGTTGCTTTGCCTCCTTATTCCTTAACAGATTCTTCTACTTTTCAaagaaagccaaaaataaaGGTAGGCgcctcttttcttcttgttgatTCTTTGTGTGTAGCTCTTCAGCCTTGTTTTCCAGAGAGGCTATGCACATTATTTGTTTGTAAGTGCAAAAGAGTGAAGCGCAAAATATATTCCCAACAAAAATGGATAGAAATTGGGGAAAAATATATCCATCATGCCTTGCATTTTTAACCATTTGGATTTATTACTTAGGAAGGATGACAATATTGGATAGGTTTGGAACTTTGTTAGTTAACCATttgtcaaatttgaattttttctttctttcaaaaaattcaattaaatgaggtcaaatgttctctgtgccggttGTACCCACACACATAGGATTGGGCgtaatgaccatcctgccccttGAATGGCAAACCCATGTGTTTGGACCCAGACTGCGCTGCGGCAAAGAAACATCTGCCCATTAAATTATTACCAAATTATGAGATTTGTATGTAAATCTGATCATGATAAATAATGGTCTGGACTGTGGACTGTGGACTGTGGACTGCCACTAGATTTGGATTCCAACTTAACTACCATGTGTTCTCTTTTTGAATAGAAATGTGTTTGCTCAACAAGGCCTCCAAAAAATGTAGATCGTAAATGGGCATTGATAGAAACGACAAAACTAGGAATATCAACAAGAGGTTACATCTTGAAACCAGGTCATAAAAATCAGATTCGATCCGGCTCCGGCTCAGGCTAATCTGTACTGAAAAACCCTAGATACCTGGAATATATCAATTCCAACTCAATATGAACCAATCCAAGCCGATTCCAACCCGGATCCGGATCAGAATCTATTGGAACCAATCCAAATCCCAATTGCAGGTTTTAAAACCTTTATCAATTTGACCATTGTATAGAAGAGGATTcaacattttcaaatttaattgTTAATCTGAATCAAATGGCCCACCATGCATTCggcctttttttcctttttcctcgAGGGTCCTATAAACAACTTTACAAACCCTTAGTACGGTACATAGCAATGTCCAATCAAATTGAGAATTAATATAAGATTATGATTCTTGTTTGACAAGatattcaaaaaatttgaaaaccaaTAACACATGCCACGAAGAATAGATgcttaatttaataaaatattcaCAAAATTTGGAAACAAACAAACAGTGCCACATGAAGAAAAATTGGCAATCTAATTCCATACTTAACAGTTGTCACCCGGACTCAGGTTTTTCATGGGCAATGGTCAAAAGTCTATTCTGAGAATGttaaaaaacaaacaccaaatCCCATAGTACAATTAGGGACAATTAACCTTGTTTGCTAATAGGTTAATTTTCCGTATCATTGCATTGCCAAATGCCCTGTGGATCCCCATACATAATTACGTAAGTAATTAAGGCAAAGGACAATACAGTCTCCTTCTTTAGGCTCCCCGAAGATGCACAAATGAAGATCTCGAGAACCATTTGCGAAACCTCCAACAAGAAAGGTCTCTTTTTGTAACTCTAATTCCTTCAAAGCCGTGGGGTTGCAGAAGCCACAACCATCTACATCTGCTAATAAGAGGCTGGCAGTATACTTCAAAATTTGCATCACAATTCATCATAACCATCGGTTtctgagtctaatttgtcaCCAGATGATCCAGTTGGGTCTTCAGGCGATTGGTCAGTTTGGGTGGAAGTCTCGTCAGAATTTGAATTGGAAGTGTATGCACTCTCCTGACCTCCACTGTCTGTTTCATTCTTTGGAGGCTTCTCCACTTTAGGCTTTGGCTTTGGGATTTTATTAATGCTGCCAACCTACATGGGTATAAATTTCAGTCATTGATTTAAGCCTACAGATAATTAAAAATCATAGAACATGGAATCTGTTTGTTTGCAATTCAAGATGAGGAAGAGAATTAGCAATTGGCATACCTTGTCTTGGAGATCGAATACCTTCCGATATACTTCTTCAGATCTGAATGCTGGGGTACTAGATCCAGAAATCCTGTGATGAATGAAACGCAATTAATGGAAGAACATAAAAAGCAGTTTCATGGACTTGTAAGTAAAATGAGAAAAAACATGCCATGGTATATAAGCAAAAAATCTATGGAACAGATAAAAACAATGATGAGTTGAATTACAGAACATGCTATGTAGTTTCACGGTATATGCTACTTattcccacccaaaaaaaacaatgcTGTAAGGCAGCAAAATTAATGCCAACTCCCCTAATAAAGGTAGAAGCAGTATATAGGAGGGGCGAAAAAGAGTATATCAGAGCCATTTTATGGTTACAGTAACTGTAATAGTTCAAATCCTGGACACAAAAGGAAGATGCAAGTACAAGAATATCTTAGAGTCTTCTTATAGGATCAGAAGCTTAGGAACTTCACcaattaatatataataatacCACCCTAACCTCCAAGCAAATAGCAAAACTGTCTTCAACCACTCTTCAAAAGTTGTTTAGGGTCACCCAGCAGGACAACACAGGCTCCAAGCACTAAAACTTGAGCAAAATGACAGTGTACCCACCATCACCTTTCCTAAATTCACTATCCCACAAAGTGCAAAATATTACTTTTTGCAAGGCCACTAACCTCGTAATATCACCTTCCCTGCTTTATTTATCCCACCATGCCAGAATCCAAAGTATTTTGGCTTATCATCATCTCCATTTACCataaaatgcaaaaataaagACACAAATTTTCTTATCAAGCTACATTTTTATGCGAGGTCATAGCCAGTAATCTTATTGAAATCTAACACAGTGGATCAACATTACTAGCCCAAGGAAGTTTTCAAGCTTTGAGCATTGACAGATGCACAGGGATGAATCACATAATCATATATACATAGTAGTTATTTTAAAGACGAGTTACATACTTCTTTTGCTCAGCCTCCTTCGTCTCCAACCAATTCTTGACCTTGTTAGCATCAGCCAGAACCTGAATCAAAATTTGCTTATACAGTTAATTGTGATGTCTTCCCATCCTAAGCATATCAATAAATTAATTCCATAGTACAAAAGTATGAAAACGATGATCAGATGAAATTTGATATCATACCTCATCTATTCTAGCTTTGGGAAGCCAAGGCTTATTCTTCTCCCAATTGCTTACAATCTGCAGCAGAG
This window encodes:
- the LOC122649493 gene encoding pentatricopeptide repeat-containing protein At4g13650-like, whose amino-acid sequence is MGFLQSIFLCNNIIHAYTERISIEDARTLFGEMTEPNVVSWTNLISGYAHMGKLTQAVALFRRMQKHNNGEGKEDRCIPNCFTFGSILKGCTHTKDLQTGMQIHCATVKYGFESDTFIASTLVHMYAKFGQIESSWKVFAQTEDKDVVTWTSMVTGFANHMHPEFKNAAFILFKDMIRNGIWPLGVTIFSLIKVFNEPTRLNQAKQVHGCLLKLGIEVDCQLGSSLVDMYGKCEGIDEAIKIFLRLDQKDVVSWTSLLVAYLNNGLYVEAINVFRRMVVEKIPVDPFVVAGVVGVCSGLEKMVSGKEVHGFAIRKGFISDVAVGNSIITFYGRWGDVKKAKIVFQGMEVRDAISWTALLSCFTQTGFGEEALFLFQKMCLTGLSLPVFIITCAIKACSTIASLSVANQLHSRTIKMGYCEDLSVRNSLIAMYAKCGDIDIALRLFNSMSRRDTISWNAIIAALSQHGFGKEALERFHIMKMEGFQPDNFTLLGVLVSCSNIGLVNEGYEYFKSMTIDYNLKPKMEHYASIVSLLGRAGSKET
- the LOC122649496 gene encoding phosphatidylinositol-glycan biosynthesis class F protein-like, which codes for MTLATSGKAETARNGEVVVSFKNAFLLHLICGLGLAVAFWFAHNVYAVDLVSDPARTLYLIWIIECPFVIILYSLFRWSPEQCSFLQAVVRGLLGLPAGALLNTFGAIVLGAPVGSQYMKRTINWSLLMSLFTFVPAASVFGSSWKDWQRLFAYSKPAGVLDYMICIPAHGAAIGAWFGAWPMPLDWERPWQEWPICVTYGAVAGYLAGMVLSLGFTLMYGGRQQHLKGD